In Streptomyces sp. NBC_01717, one DNA window encodes the following:
- the hydA gene encoding dihydropyrimidinase — protein sequence MSRTVIHGGLVVTASDELHADVLIEGGRIAALAAHGTDAAESWTADRTIDATGKYVIPGGVDAHTHMEMPFGGTNAADTFETGTRAAAWGGTTTIIDFAIQSVGSAVREGLDAWYAKADGKCAIDYSFHMILSDVNESSLKEMDLLVSEGVTSFKLFMAYPGVFYSDDGQILRAMQRAAGNGGLIMMHAENGIAIDVLVEQALAAGRTDPRYHGDVRKVALEAEATHRAIQLARVAGSPLYVVHVSADEAVAELAAARHKGLPVFGETCPQYLFLSTDNLAEPDFEGAKYVCSTPLRPKEHQEALWRGLRNNELQVVSTDHCPFCFSGQKEMGRGDFSKIPNGMPGVENRMDLLHQAVVEGRISRRRWIEIACASPARMFGLYPKKGTIAPGADADVVIYDPHAEQTISAETHHMNVDYSAYEGKRLTGQVDTVLSRGEVVIDQRKFTGRAGHGMYTPRATSQYLD from the coding sequence ATGAGCCGCACCGTCATCCACGGCGGCCTCGTCGTCACCGCGTCCGACGAACTCCACGCAGACGTACTCATCGAGGGCGGCCGCATCGCCGCACTCGCCGCGCACGGCACCGACGCGGCCGAGAGCTGGACCGCCGACCGGACCATCGACGCCACCGGCAAGTACGTCATCCCCGGCGGTGTCGACGCGCATACGCACATGGAGATGCCGTTCGGCGGTACCAACGCGGCCGACACCTTCGAGACCGGGACCAGGGCGGCCGCCTGGGGCGGCACCACCACGATCATCGACTTCGCCATCCAGTCCGTGGGCAGCGCGGTCCGGGAAGGACTCGACGCCTGGTATGCGAAGGCCGACGGCAAGTGCGCCATCGACTACTCCTTCCACATGATCCTCTCCGACGTGAACGAGTCCTCGCTCAAGGAGATGGACCTGCTCGTCTCGGAGGGCGTCACGTCCTTCAAGCTGTTCATGGCCTACCCCGGTGTCTTCTACAGCGACGACGGCCAGATCCTGCGGGCCATGCAACGGGCCGCCGGCAACGGCGGGCTGATCATGATGCATGCCGAGAACGGCATCGCGATCGACGTCCTCGTCGAGCAGGCGCTGGCCGCGGGCCGCACCGACCCGCGCTACCACGGCGACGTCCGCAAGGTGGCGCTGGAGGCCGAAGCCACCCACCGCGCCATCCAGCTCGCCCGCGTCGCCGGATCCCCGCTGTACGTCGTGCATGTCTCCGCCGACGAGGCCGTCGCCGAACTGGCGGCCGCCCGCCACAAGGGACTTCCGGTCTTCGGCGAGACGTGTCCGCAGTACCTCTTCCTCTCCACCGACAACCTCGCCGAGCCGGACTTCGAGGGCGCCAAGTACGTCTGCTCCACCCCGTTGCGGCCCAAGGAACACCAGGAGGCGCTCTGGCGGGGCCTGCGGAACAACGAGCTCCAGGTCGTCTCCACCGACCACTGCCCGTTCTGTTTCTCCGGTCAGAAGGAGATGGGCCGCGGCGACTTCTCGAAGATCCCGAACGGGATGCCCGGTGTGGAGAACCGGATGGACCTGCTGCATCAGGCGGTCGTGGAGGGCCGCATCTCCCGCCGCCGCTGGATCGAGATCGCCTGCGCGTCCCCGGCCAGGATGTTCGGTCTCTACCCGAAGAAGGGCACCATCGCCCCGGGCGCCGACGCCGACGTCGTCATCTACGACCCGCACGCCGAGCAGACCATCTCCGCCGAGACCCATCACATGAACGTCGACTACTCGGCGTACGAGGGCAA
- a CDS encoding aspartate aminotransferase family protein: MSSLHHRHLAVSPDWLALYYRHPLELTHGEGRHVWDADGNRYLDFFGGILTTMTAHALPEVTKAVSEQAGRLIHSSTLYLNRPMVELAERIATLSGIPDARVFFTTSGTEANDTALLLATTYRSSNQILAMRNSYHGRSFSAVSITGNKAWSPTSLSPLQTLYVHGGVRTRGPYAELSDAQFIKACVADLEDLLGHTRGAAALIAEPIQGVGGFTSPPDGLFAAFREVLSRHGILWISDEVQTGWGRTGEHFWGWQAHDRNGPPDMLTFAKGIGNGMSIGGVVARAEVMNCLDANSISTFGGSPVTMAAGLANLSYLLEHDLQRNARRVGGLLIERLRAIGAGVECVREVRGRGLMIGIELVKPGTDEADPEAATAVLEAAREGGLLIGKGGGHNTSVLRIAPPLSLSIAEAEEGARILADALHAVE; the protein is encoded by the coding sequence GTGAGCAGTCTCCACCACCGTCATCTCGCCGTCAGCCCCGACTGGCTCGCGCTCTACTACCGGCACCCCCTGGAGCTCACCCACGGAGAGGGCCGCCACGTCTGGGACGCCGACGGCAACCGCTACCTCGACTTCTTCGGCGGCATCCTCACCACGATGACCGCACATGCCCTGCCCGAAGTGACCAAGGCGGTCAGTGAGCAGGCCGGGCGGCTGATCCACTCCTCGACGCTCTACCTCAACCGGCCGATGGTCGAACTCGCCGAGCGCATCGCCACGCTCTCCGGCATCCCGGACGCCCGGGTCTTCTTCACCACCTCCGGCACCGAGGCCAACGACACCGCCCTGCTGCTCGCCACCACGTACCGCAGCTCGAACCAGATCCTCGCGATGCGCAACAGCTACCACGGCAGGTCGTTCTCGGCCGTCTCCATCACCGGCAACAAGGCCTGGTCGCCCACGAGTCTGTCCCCGCTGCAGACGCTGTACGTCCACGGTGGCGTCCGCACCCGAGGGCCGTACGCGGAACTCAGCGACGCACAGTTCATCAAGGCGTGCGTGGCCGATCTGGAGGATCTGCTCGGCCACACCCGCGGCGCCGCCGCGCTGATCGCCGAACCCATCCAGGGCGTCGGTGGATTCACCTCCCCGCCCGACGGCCTGTTCGCGGCGTTCCGCGAAGTGCTCAGCCGGCACGGCATCCTGTGGATCTCCGACGAGGTGCAGACCGGCTGGGGCCGTACCGGCGAACACTTCTGGGGCTGGCAGGCGCACGACCGGAACGGCCCGCCGGACATGCTCACCTTCGCCAAGGGCATCGGCAACGGCATGTCGATCGGCGGTGTCGTGGCCCGCGCCGAGGTCATGAACTGCCTGGACGCCAACTCCATTTCGACGTTCGGCGGCTCTCCGGTCACCATGGCGGCCGGCCTGGCCAACCTCTCGTACCTCCTGGAACACGACCTCCAGCGCAACGCGCGACGCGTCGGAGGGCTGCTCATCGAGCGGCTGCGGGCGATCGGCGCCGGAGTGGAGTGCGTACGCGAAGTGCGCGGCCGGGGTCTGATGATCGGCATCGAGCTGGTGAAGCCCGGCACCGACGAGGCCGACCCGGAGGCCGCGACCGCCGTACTCGAAGCGGCCCGCGAGGGCGGGCTGCTCATCGGCAAGGGCGGCGGGCACAACACCAGCGTGCTGCGGATCGCCCCGCCGCTGTCGCTGTCCATCGCCGAGGCGGAGGAGGGCGCGAGGATCCTCGCCGACGCGCTGCACGCGGTGGAGTGA
- a CDS encoding nitrilase-related carbon-nitrogen hydrolase produces MSHVVRAALVQATWTGDTESMIAKHEEHAREAARQGAKIIGFQEVFNAPYFCQVQEPEHYRWAEAVPDGPTVRRMQELARETGMVIVVPVFEIEQSGFYFNTAAVIDADGSYLGKYRKHHIPQVKGFWEKYYFKPGNVGWPVFDTAVGKVGVYICYDRHFPEGWRQLGLNGAQLVYNPSATSRGLSSYLWQLEQPASAVANEYFIAAINRVGQEEYGDNDFYGTSYFVDPRGQFVGEVASDKVEELLVRDLDFGLIEEVRQQWAFYRDRRPDAYEGLVEP; encoded by the coding sequence ATGTCCCACGTCGTACGCGCCGCACTCGTCCAGGCGACCTGGACCGGCGACACCGAATCCATGATCGCCAAGCATGAGGAGCATGCTCGCGAGGCCGCCCGGCAGGGGGCGAAGATCATCGGCTTCCAGGAGGTGTTCAACGCCCCCTACTTCTGCCAGGTCCAGGAGCCCGAGCACTACCGCTGGGCCGAGGCCGTCCCGGACGGGCCGACCGTCCGGCGGATGCAGGAGCTCGCCCGTGAGACGGGCATGGTGATCGTCGTGCCGGTCTTCGAGATCGAGCAGTCCGGCTTCTATTTCAACACCGCCGCCGTGATCGACGCCGACGGCTCGTACCTCGGCAAGTACCGCAAGCACCACATCCCGCAGGTCAAGGGGTTCTGGGAGAAGTACTACTTCAAGCCCGGAAACGTCGGCTGGCCGGTCTTCGACACCGCCGTCGGCAAGGTCGGTGTCTATATCTGCTATGACCGGCACTTCCCCGAGGGCTGGCGTCAACTCGGTCTCAACGGAGCCCAGTTGGTTTACAACCCGTCGGCCACCTCGCGGGGCCTGTCCAGCTACCTCTGGCAGCTGGAACAGCCCGCTTCCGCCGTCGCCAACGAGTACTTCATCGCCGCGATCAACCGCGTCGGTCAGGAGGAGTACGGCGACAACGACTTCTACGGAACCAGCTACTTCGTCGACCCGCGCGGCCAGTTCGTCGGGGAGGTCGCCAGCGACAAGGTGGAGGAACTCCTCGTCCGTGACCTCGACTTCGGTCTCATCGAGGAGGTGCGCCAGCAGTGGGCGTTCTACCGGGACCGCCGCCCCGACGCGTACGAAGGACTGGTCGAGCCGTGA
- a CDS encoding PPOX class F420-dependent oxidoreductase yields MTSRTPQDFAHSEYVSLTTYRKDGTTVATPVWAAADGEELFIWTRADSWKVKRLRNDSRVVVTVCDVRGRIAEGAPSAEGTARLLDEAGTRAVRQLLARKYAWKFWLVDWPATVVRLGKRPHIGIAVTF; encoded by the coding sequence GTGACTTCCCGGACTCCGCAGGACTTCGCCCACAGCGAGTACGTCAGCCTGACCACGTACCGGAAGGACGGCACCACCGTTGCCACGCCCGTGTGGGCGGCGGCCGACGGCGAGGAGCTGTTCATCTGGACCCGCGCCGACTCGTGGAAGGTGAAACGGCTGCGCAACGACAGCCGGGTCGTCGTCACCGTCTGCGACGTGCGCGGCCGGATCGCGGAGGGTGCGCCGAGCGCCGAGGGAACGGCGCGGCTGCTCGACGAGGCGGGGACACGTGCGGTGCGCCAGTTGCTCGCCCGCAAGTACGCCTGGAAGTTCTGGCTGGTCGACTGGCCGGCGACCGTCGTCCGGCTCGGCAAGCGCCCGCACATCGGGATCGCCGTCACCTTCTGA
- a CDS encoding helix-turn-helix domain-containing protein: protein MVRTPLTPEERLRGERLGRLLREARGARSMVEIAAGAGISAETLRKIETGRAPTPAFFTVAALAGALGLSMDELLIRCAPEPDVAVPLAG, encoded by the coding sequence ATGGTACGAACGCCTCTGACCCCGGAAGAACGCCTGCGCGGCGAACGGCTCGGCCGACTGCTCCGCGAGGCGCGAGGCGCCCGCAGCATGGTCGAGATCGCGGCCGGCGCCGGTATCTCCGCCGAGACGCTGCGCAAGATCGAGACGGGGCGCGCCCCGACCCCTGCGTTCTTCACGGTCGCGGCGCTGGCCGGGGCGCTCGGCCTCTCCATGGACGAGCTGCTGATCCGCTGCGCCCCGGAACCGGACGTGGCCGTCCCCCTGGCCGGCTGA
- the map gene encoding type I methionyl aminopeptidase — protein MVQLKTDTSIEAMREAGRVVAQLLAAVREAAAVGVSLRELDEVAREVLREAGAGSPFLNYKPHFAPTPFPGVICASVNDAIVHGIPTDQRLRDGDLVSIDAGATLGGWAGDSAISFTVGRARPADSRLIDTAFEALEAGIAAAVVGNRIGDIAHAIGTVCRTAGYGIPEGFGGHGIGRSMHEDPAVPNEGRPGRGMPLRHGMVLAIEPMLIGSGRDAFHPDRDGWTLRTSDGSRAAHAEHTVAITDAGPRILTAL, from the coding sequence ATGGTTCAGCTCAAGACGGATACATCCATAGAGGCGATGCGCGAGGCGGGCCGGGTCGTGGCCCAGTTGCTGGCGGCCGTACGGGAGGCGGCGGCGGTCGGCGTGTCGCTGCGCGAGCTCGACGAGGTGGCGCGCGAAGTGCTGCGCGAAGCGGGCGCCGGGTCGCCGTTCCTCAACTACAAGCCGCATTTCGCGCCCACCCCGTTCCCCGGCGTGATCTGCGCGTCCGTCAACGACGCGATCGTGCACGGCATCCCGACCGACCAGCGGCTGCGCGACGGCGATCTGGTGAGCATCGACGCGGGCGCGACGCTCGGCGGCTGGGCCGGCGACTCGGCGATCAGCTTCACCGTCGGCCGCGCCCGGCCCGCCGACAGCCGGCTGATCGACACGGCCTTCGAGGCGCTGGAGGCGGGGATCGCGGCGGCAGTCGTCGGCAACCGGATCGGTGACATCGCGCATGCGATCGGCACGGTCTGCCGGACGGCCGGATACGGCATCCCGGAAGGCTTCGGCGGCCATGGCATCGGCCGGTCCATGCACGAGGACCCGGCCGTCCCCAACGAGGGACGACCGGGTCGCGGCATGCCACTGCGGCACGGGATGGTGCTGGCGATCGAGCCGATGCTGATCGGCAGCGGCCGGGACGCGTTCCACCCCGACCGGGACGGCTGGACACTGCGTACGTCCGACGGCAGCCGGGCGGCGCACGCCGAGCACACGGTGGCGATCACGGACGCGGGGCCCCGCATCCTCACCGCGCTCTGA
- the ggt gene encoding gamma-glutamyltransferase, translating to MRRSVARNVSLLSVLAAVVTVGAAAPSTSSPSAVPPPKSPVAVGYGGAVASVDADATAAGIEVLREGGNAVDAAVATAAALGVTEPYSAGLGGGGYFVYYNAKKHTVETIDGRETAPRSADSSLFLENGKPLAFADAVTSGLGVGTPGTPATWGTALDAWGSKSLGRLLKPAERLARDGFVVDSTFRSQTEGNQARFADFPDTAKLFLPGGQLPVVGSVFKNPDLARTYEKVGREGIDELYRGDLADDVVRTVRNPPVDPEATRVVRPGDLTARDLRSYRAVRQAPTKVGYRGLDVYGMAPSSSGGTSVGEALNILESTDLSRATEAQYLHRYIEASRIAFADRGRWVGDPAFEDVPTRGLLSQRYADSRECLIKDDAVLTSPLAPGDPRHPADCANRGTAAPTTYEGENTTHLTAADKWGNVVAYTLTIEQTGGSALTVPGRGYLLNNELTDFSFAPADPAVHDPNLPGPGKRPRSSISPTIVLKHGQPLLALGSPGGATIITTVLQSLIGTVDRGLPLVDAIAAPRASQRNSPTTELEPGLWNSPLRSELESLGHAFKLNPEIGAATGVQRLPDGRWLAAAEKVRRGGGSAMVVRPSAKP from the coding sequence ATGCGACGTTCAGTCGCACGGAATGTGTCGTTGTTAAGTGTGCTCGCCGCTGTTGTCACGGTCGGCGCGGCCGCACCGTCCACTTCGTCGCCATCGGCCGTGCCACCGCCCAAGTCCCCCGTCGCGGTGGGATACGGCGGCGCGGTCGCCAGCGTCGACGCGGACGCGACGGCCGCCGGGATCGAGGTGCTCCGTGAGGGCGGCAACGCCGTCGACGCCGCCGTGGCGACCGCAGCCGCGCTCGGCGTGACCGAGCCGTACTCGGCGGGCCTCGGCGGGGGCGGCTACTTCGTCTACTACAACGCCAAGAAGCACACCGTGGAGACCATCGACGGCCGCGAGACCGCTCCGCGCAGCGCGGACTCCTCGCTCTTCCTGGAGAACGGGAAGCCGCTCGCCTTCGCGGACGCCGTCACCAGCGGTCTGGGCGTGGGCACGCCGGGAACCCCGGCCACCTGGGGCACCGCCCTCGACGCCTGGGGCAGCAAGTCGCTGGGCAGGCTGCTGAAGCCGGCCGAACGCCTGGCCCGGGACGGCTTCGTCGTCGACTCCACGTTCCGTTCGCAGACGGAGGGCAACCAGGCCAGGTTCGCCGACTTCCCGGACACCGCGAAGCTCTTCCTGCCGGGCGGGCAGCTGCCGGTGGTCGGCTCCGTCTTCAAGAACCCCGATCTTGCCCGTACGTACGAGAAGGTGGGCCGCGAGGGCATCGACGAGCTGTACCGCGGCGACCTGGCCGACGACGTCGTACGGACCGTGCGCAACCCGCCGGTCGACCCGGAGGCGACCCGGGTGGTGCGTCCCGGCGACCTCACGGCGCGGGACCTGCGGTCCTACCGGGCAGTGCGGCAGGCGCCGACGAAGGTCGGCTACCGAGGCCTCGACGTGTACGGCATGGCGCCGTCCTCGTCCGGCGGTACGAGTGTGGGTGAGGCCCTCAACATCCTCGAGTCCACGGACCTTTCGCGGGCGACCGAGGCGCAGTATCTGCACCGCTACATCGAGGCGAGCCGGATCGCGTTCGCGGACCGTGGGCGGTGGGTCGGCGACCCGGCGTTCGAGGACGTACCGACGCGCGGCCTGCTCAGTCAGCGGTACGCCGACTCGCGGGAGTGCCTGATCAAGGACGACGCGGTGCTGACCAGCCCGCTCGCCCCCGGCGACCCGCGCCACCCGGCCGACTGCGCGAACCGTGGAACGGCCGCCCCGACGACGTACGAAGGGGAGAACACCACGCATCTGACGGCCGCGGACAAGTGGGGCAATGTCGTCGCGTACACCCTGACCATCGAGCAGACCGGCGGCAGTGCCCTCACCGTGCCGGGGCGCGGCTATCTGCTCAACAACGAACTGACGGACTTCTCGTTCGCCCCGGCCGACCCTGCGGTGCACGATCCGAATCTGCCGGGTCCGGGCAAGCGGCCTCGGTCGTCGATCTCGCCGACGATCGTGCTGAAGCACGGGCAGCCGCTGCTGGCTCTGGGGTCGCCGGGCGGCGCCACGATCATCACCACCGTGCTCCAGTCGCTCATCGGCACGGTCGACCGGGGCCTTCCGCTGGTCGACGCGATCGCGGCGCCGCGCGCCAGCCAGCGCAACTCGCCGACGACGGAGCTCGAACCGGGGCTGTGGAACAGTCCGCTGCGGAGCGAGCTGGAGTCGCTGGGGCATGCCTTCAAGCTCAACCCCGAGATCGGGGCGGCCACGGGTGTGCAACGGTTGCCGGACGGGCGGTGGCTCGCCGCGGCGGAGAAGGTCCGGCGGGGTGGTGGTTCGGCGATGGTCGTGAGGCCGAGCGCAAAGCCGTGA
- a CDS encoding HAMP domain-containing sensor histidine kinase has product MKFLGARFGLRTRLISAFLLVAAISAITTATLTYREARSAILQQAQDTAVAQFRDRVTAQTLTLPLDAAQLRQVCQTLAREGKPHTWIVFAEYADLRISSSDRSTSNVITPELRAAARTNAHASFQRVVKNGEPWLTIGMPAMFDRGYGPRRTGLVLFAVMPLRPEQANVNAMVTAARDGALPALLIALVPALLAARSVLRPVRDLRRAAAGIGRGELDTRIEVKGSDELAELAWTFNESSTKLKQSVEELQRAEARARRFASDVSHELRTPLAGMLAVTEVLDEDAAQLNSDTAAAVRLISAETGKLATLVDDLMEISRFDAKAAGLHLDEVDVAETIRKTLQARHWEEQVATDLPDGVRGVLDPPRFDVIVANLVGNALRHGAQPVRVRLRTERRDGEDWLVTEVEDSGPGIEPAVLPHIFDRFYKADEARTRSAGSGLGLAITQENVRLHGGTVHGANRPDGGAVFTVELPLEGA; this is encoded by the coding sequence ATGAAGTTTCTCGGCGCCCGGTTCGGTCTGCGGACCCGTCTCATATCGGCATTTCTTCTGGTCGCGGCGATCAGCGCGATCACCACTGCGACTCTGACCTACCGCGAGGCCCGGTCCGCGATCCTCCAGCAGGCCCAGGACACCGCGGTCGCCCAGTTCCGCGACCGGGTCACCGCGCAGACGTTGACCCTCCCGTTGGACGCGGCCCAGCTGCGGCAGGTGTGCCAGACCCTCGCCCGGGAAGGCAAGCCGCACACCTGGATCGTCTTCGCCGAATATGCGGACCTGCGGATCTCGTCGTCGGACCGGTCCACCTCGAACGTGATCACACCCGAACTGCGCGCCGCTGCCCGCACCAACGCGCACGCCTCGTTCCAGCGGGTCGTCAAGAACGGCGAGCCCTGGCTGACGATCGGGATGCCCGCCATGTTCGACCGGGGCTACGGCCCGCGTCGCACCGGGCTCGTCCTCTTCGCGGTGATGCCGCTCCGCCCCGAGCAGGCCAATGTCAACGCCATGGTCACCGCGGCCCGCGACGGCGCTCTGCCCGCCCTCCTCATCGCGCTGGTGCCGGCCCTGCTGGCCGCCCGCAGTGTGCTGCGCCCGGTCCGTGACCTGCGCCGGGCCGCCGCCGGGATCGGACGGGGCGAGCTCGACACCCGTATCGAGGTGAAGGGATCCGACGAACTCGCCGAACTGGCCTGGACGTTCAACGAATCGTCCACCAAGCTCAAGCAGTCCGTGGAGGAGCTCCAACGGGCGGAGGCAAGGGCCCGGCGCTTTGCCTCCGACGTCTCGCACGAGCTGCGCACCCCGCTCGCGGGGATGCTTGCCGTCACCGAAGTCCTCGACGAGGATGCCGCCCAGCTCAACTCCGACACTGCGGCAGCCGTCCGGCTGATCAGTGCGGAGACGGGGAAGCTGGCCACGCTCGTCGACGACCTGATGGAGATCTCCCGCTTCGACGCGAAGGCCGCGGGCCTCCACCTCGACGAGGTCGACGTCGCCGAGACGATCCGCAAGACCCTGCAGGCCAGGCACTGGGAGGAACAGGTCGCCACCGACCTCCCCGACGGGGTGAGGGGGGTGCTCGACCCGCCCCGTTTCGATGTGATCGTGGCCAACCTGGTCGGCAACGCCCTGCGGCACGGCGCACAGCCCGTCCGGGTACGGCTGCGGACAGAGCGGCGGGACGGGGAGGACTGGCTGGTGACGGAGGTCGAGGACAGCGGTCCCGGGATCGAACCGGCCGTCCTTCCGCACATCTTCGACCGGTTCTACAAGGCCGACGAGGCGCGGACCCGGTCGGCGGGCAGCGGACTCGGACTGGCGATCACCCAGGAGAACGTACGATTGCACGGCGGCACCGTCCACGGCGCCAACAGGCCTGACGGCGGTGCTGTGTTCACGGTCGAGCTTCCGCTGGAGGGGGCATGA
- a CDS encoding response regulator transcription factor, translating to MPRVLLIEDDPSVREGVELGLRRRGHELRAVETGEAGLGALAEFRPDLVLLDLMLPGMNGVQVCRRIRESSQLPIIMLTARGDDFDVVVGLEAGADDYIVKPARTEVIEARIRAVLRRLAEPAGRSGIEFHGELVVDRAGLSVAKAGERILLAPSELKLLLHLSASPEQVFSRQQLLEYVWEHSYHGDARLVDACVRRLRQKIEDVAGSPRYIQTVRGFGYRFGPLV from the coding sequence ATGCCGCGTGTGCTGTTGATCGAAGACGACCCCTCCGTACGTGAAGGGGTCGAGCTCGGGCTGCGAAGGCGCGGTCATGAGCTCCGGGCCGTGGAGACCGGCGAGGCGGGACTCGGCGCGCTGGCGGAGTTCCGGCCCGATCTCGTCCTCCTCGACCTGATGCTGCCCGGCATGAACGGCGTCCAGGTCTGCCGTCGCATACGGGAGTCCAGCCAGCTGCCGATCATCATGCTGACCGCCCGCGGAGACGACTTCGATGTGGTCGTCGGGCTGGAGGCAGGCGCGGACGACTACATCGTCAAGCCCGCCCGCACCGAAGTGATCGAGGCCAGGATCCGGGCCGTGCTGCGACGGCTCGCCGAACCCGCCGGACGCAGCGGCATCGAGTTCCATGGCGAACTGGTCGTGGACCGTGCCGGGTTGTCCGTCGCCAAGGCGGGAGAGCGGATCCTGCTCGCCCCGTCCGAACTGAAACTGCTGCTGCATCTGTCGGCCTCTCCCGAGCAGGTCTTCAGCAGGCAGCAGCTCCTCGAGTACGTCTGGGAGCACAGTTACCACGGCGACGCGCGACTGGTCGACGCCTGTGTACGGCGGTTGCGGCAGAAGATCGAGGATGTGGCGGGCAGCCCCCGGTACATCCAGACCGTCCGCGGTTTCGGGTACCGGTTCGGGCCGCTCGTATGA
- the murJ gene encoding murein biosynthesis integral membrane protein MurJ, giving the protein MTATEATGEVAEDEQRKATDRSGSVLRSGAVMAAGSVVSRATGFIRSAVVVAALGTGLQADGYAVANTVPNILYMLLIGGALNAVFVPELVRAAKEHADGGAAYTDRLLTACAVGLVALTGLAVVGAPLIVAVYTPYSGEQAQLTIALARYCLPQILFYGLFTLLGQVLNARNRFGAMMWTPVLNNLVIISVFGFYLGVAAGSDGTLTSAHAQLLGWGTTAGIAVQTLALVPALRAAKFRWRPRFDWRGSGLTRPLRSAGWLVMLVLTNQVAYWVVTRLSTLTGQHAVEQGVAGGVGYTAYSYAYQLWVVPQGIVTVSLVTALMPRMSRAAAGGDLAGVRRDVSYALRTTAAVVVPAAGALFALAPWVMGAVFGYGQTGAADITVMAGMMMAFAPGLIAFSGQYVLSRGFYAMGDTRTPFLLNLVIAAFNAGLSGVAYLMLPARWAVTGMAAAYSVALFAGFAVTAYVLHRRVSGGSGERWPALWRSPGLWAHARLVVACVPAGAFGYAVARACDGAGDVVATAAGVMVLLAVVGVLARPLRLAEVSAVLAAGRGRMRR; this is encoded by the coding sequence GTGACCGCCACCGAGGCGACGGGAGAGGTCGCAGAGGACGAGCAGCGGAAGGCGACGGACAGGTCGGGATCGGTGCTGCGCAGCGGCGCCGTCATGGCAGCCGGCTCGGTCGTCTCGCGGGCCACCGGGTTCATACGCTCGGCGGTCGTCGTCGCCGCGCTCGGCACCGGACTCCAGGCCGACGGGTACGCGGTCGCCAACACCGTCCCCAACATCCTCTACATGCTCCTCATCGGCGGCGCCCTCAATGCGGTGTTCGTCCCCGAACTGGTGCGGGCCGCCAAGGAACACGCCGATGGCGGAGCCGCGTACACCGACCGGCTGCTCACCGCCTGTGCGGTCGGCCTCGTCGCCCTCACCGGACTCGCTGTCGTCGGCGCCCCGCTGATCGTGGCTGTCTACACCCCCTACTCGGGTGAGCAGGCGCAGCTCACGATCGCGCTGGCCCGCTACTGCCTGCCGCAGATCCTGTTCTACGGGCTGTTCACGCTCCTGGGTCAAGTACTGAATGCCCGCAACCGGTTCGGCGCGATGATGTGGACCCCGGTCCTCAACAACCTTGTGATCATCTCTGTGTTCGGGTTTTATCTGGGCGTCGCGGCAGGCTCCGACGGCACGCTGACCTCCGCGCATGCCCAGTTGCTGGGGTGGGGGACGACGGCCGGGATCGCCGTGCAGACGCTGGCCCTGGTGCCCGCGCTGCGGGCCGCGAAGTTCCGCTGGCGGCCCCGGTTCGACTGGCGGGGGAGCGGTCTCACCCGGCCGCTACGGTCGGCCGGGTGGCTCGTGATGCTGGTGCTGACGAACCAGGTCGCCTACTGGGTGGTGACCCGGCTCTCCACCCTCACCGGGCAGCACGCCGTGGAGCAGGGCGTGGCAGGCGGCGTGGGCTATACCGCGTACAGCTACGCCTACCAGCTGTGGGTGGTGCCGCAGGGCATCGTGACCGTCTCGCTCGTCACCGCGCTGATGCCGCGGATGAGCCGGGCGGCGGCTGGGGGCGATCTCGCCGGGGTGCGTCGCGATGTCTCCTATGCGCTGCGGACGACGGCCGCGGTGGTGGTGCCCGCAGCGGGTGCGCTGTTCGCGCTCGCGCCGTGGGTGATGGGGGCTGTGTTCGGCTACGGACAAACCGGCGCCGCCGACATCACGGTGATGGCGGGGATGATGATGGCGTTCGCGCCGGGACTGATCGCGTTCTCCGGGCAGTACGTGCTGTCCCGGGGGTTCTACGCGATGGGCGACACCCGCACGCCATTCCTTCTGAACCTGGTGATCGCGGCGTTCAACGCGGGGCTGTCCGGTGTCGCGTATCTGATGCTGCCCGCGCGGTGGGCGGTGACGGGGATGGCCGCGGCGTACTCGGTGGCACTCTTCGCGGGGTTCGCGGTCACCGCGTATGTGTTGCATCGCAGGGTGTCGGGCGGATCCGGCGAGCGGTGGCCTGCGCTGTGGCGGTCGCCGGGACTGTGGGCGCATGCGCGGCTGGTGGTGGCCTGTGTGCCCGCGGGGGCGTTCGGTTACGCGGTGGCCCGTGCATGCGACGGGGCCGGGGACGTGGTGGCAACGGCGGCGGGGGTGATGGTGCTTCTGGCGGTGGTGGGGGTGCTGGCGCGGCCGCTGCGGCTCGCCGAGGTCAGTGCCGTGCTGGCCGCGGGACGGGGCCGGATGCGGCGTTAG